The Capsicum annuum cultivar UCD-10X-F1 unplaced genomic scaffold, UCD10Xv1.1 ctg42772, whole genome shotgun sequence genome includes a region encoding these proteins:
- the LOC124891977 gene encoding uncharacterized protein LOC124891977, with protein MRFVVPIDSTFRNKRLKLEERQEIAKFLLRESKEGSLKYGSITQVAMLFKKSIRTIQRNWKQCQSSVDNGMSSSDVSLRHTGKVGTKWIGVDINQVRQIPLCRRTNIRSLAFAMNMEKSTIFRRVKDETLQPHSNSIKTQLTEGNKKVMFMAAVARPRFDEYGIELFSGKIGIFSFVVKEPAKRISKIRTAGTMETKPIQSVTKDITRACLIEKVLPAIRAKWPASDSNNPIFLQQDNARPHIGNNDLEFIKAARQDGFNIRLCFQPSNSPDLNVLVLGFFRAIQSLQYQKAPKNVDELVEAVERSFDEMKEKQLNHVFLTLQSGMIEVMKDSGGNNYKVPHLNKNGL; from the exons ATGAGGTTCGTCGTACCTATAGACTCAACCTTCAGAAATAAACGATTGAAATTAGAAGAACGTCAAGAAATTGCAAAGtttcttttgagagaaagtaaggaaGGAAGTCTTAAATACGGATCTATAACACAAGTTGCGATGTTgttcaagaaatcaataagaactaTTCAGCGCAATTGGAAACAATGTCAATCATCAGTTGATAATGGTATGTCGTCGTCAGATGTGTCTTTAAGACATACAGGTAAAGTTGGAACAAAATGGATTGGAGTCGACATTAATCAAGTCAGACAAATTCCACTTTGTCGTCGAACAAATATTCGATCTCTGGCTTTTGCGATGAACATGGAAAAATCAACCATCTTTCGACGTGTGAAAGATGAAACTCTTCAGCCACATTCTAATTCCATCAAGACTCAGTTAACCGAAGGAAACAAAAAG GTTATGTTTATGGCTGCTGTAGCACGTCCTCGATTTGATGAATATGGAATTGAGTTGTTTTCTGGAAAAATAGGTATTTTTTCGTTTGTAGTTAAGGAACCAGCTAAGCGGATTAGCAAAATTCGAACAGCAGGAACTATGGAAACAAAGCCCATTCAGTCAGTAACTAAAGATATCACTAGAGCTTGCTTGATAGAGAAAGTTCTTCCTGCTATTAGAGCAAAATGGCCAGCTTCCGATTCAAATAATCCTATCTTTTTACAACAAGATAATGCAAGGCCACATATTGGTAACAATGATTTGGAATTTATTAAAGCTGCCCGACAAGATGGATTTAACATTAGATTGTGTTTTCAACCATCGAACAGTCCAGATTTAAATGTTTTAGTTCTTGGTTTTTTTAGAgcaatccaaagtcttcaatatCAAAAGGCCCCTAAAAATGTTGATGAATTAGTGGAAGCAGTGGAAAGATCCTTCGATGAAATGAAAGAGAAACAACTCAATCATGTATTTCTTACTTTACAATCTGGTATGATTGAGGTGATGAAAGATAGTGGCGGCAATAATTACAAAGTGCCTCATTTGAACAAAAATGGACTATGA